The Aneurinibacillus migulanus genome contains the following window.
TTATGGCACGTACTAGCAATATCACTAACGATATGCGTAGACAGCAATATTATGCGTCCTTGTGAAAATTTTCCCAACAAGTGACGGAAACGAATACGTTCGTCCGGATCAAGCCCAACAGTTGGTTCATCAACAATAAGCAATTTAGGGTTGCCCAACAGGGCCTGAGCAATGCCGAGGCGTTGTTTCATGCCGCCTGACAATTGTTTGATTAGCTTTTTCCGGTGCGGAAGCAAGTTGACCTGATCCAGCCAATCATCGATTTCCGATTGCCGTTGTTTGCCTTTGGGCATACCTTTCAAATCAGCAAAATAATGCATGGCAAAATCCAGACTCATATTTGGAAAGAAATTAAAATCCTGAGGCAGATAGCCCAATCGTTTCCGTATTTCATGCGCTTCTTTTTTAACGTCAATTCCGAACACAGTAACGGTCCCTTGCTCAAAAGAAAGCACAGTAGCTAGTATTTTCAGTAAAGTAGTTTTTCCGGCGCCATTATTTCCAAGTATGCCAAAAACTCCTTCGTTTACATTAAGTGAGAGTTGCTGCAAAACACGAGTCTTGCCGAACGATTTCGATAGATTTTCAATTCGTATCACAATAATGCCTCCAACTATGCATATTCATTGTAGCAAACAAAGAAAATGTTACCATTGATATATTGAAATTACCATATATTCAACTTTTTAGTTGTTGGGGTAGCACCAATCGCCATCAAGTTAAGTTTGTTTAAAGGTATTTTCAGATAAAGCTTCTTCTTTATTTAGGAGACAAAACGAAAATCACTTAAAAATTCACATGACAAATAAACCCTAACAGGTTACATTTTTTCGAGTTAGGCCGTTTGACTTATATCAAAGACGGCTTTTTTCTCGTATCGAGGAGATTTTCGCCCGTTTCGCTGTAGGAGGTTGAACAGGCGAAGGAAGATCTTTGATAGCTCTTGGGTGTTTCTTTGTGTAGCTTGAAACAGAAGTGGAAAATAATCTTTAATCTTGTATATCGCTTTATACTCGCTCGGCTCTCTTTTTTTCTTTATGAGGAATAATTGTGAGGTTTATAAAAAACACCGTAGGGTTTATTTCCCAAAACGGTGTTCTTTTGCTTCTTTATCCTTCTTAATAGCTTTTACTATATCGTTATTTATTTCACCTGACATCTCCATCATTTTTCCATTTAAACCTTCAGCCTTTCTCTTTAGTGCATCAGAGCGTATAGGATCGCTGTGCTCCCATCCTTTCGATTCTCTTCTCAAAGTTATTTGTGCCATTTTTACACTGCTGAAATGTTGTGTCTTCTGGCTTGATGGCGAGAGTCCTAATAGTGTTAACTCATTTGTCGTTTTTTATTGAATGGGTGTCGGCGCCTTTACCTTATCGATTACAATTATTCCATCATACTGTTCATTAGGAACAAACTTCATTGACATCGGCCTAATAATTTCAGCTGTCATGCCATCTTCGGCGGCATAAATCGGTTTGAACATCCAGGCATTATTCCTATTTGGTGTTGAGTGTTTTGATAAATCGATAAATACATTCTTATATCCGCTCTGCATCATCAAATTTTCAAGGCTTCCTTTAGGCATAGGATTTATATTAAAAGGTTTCTGTGTAGCAATGGTGATTGTTTTTCCTTTATTCATATATAGCCCTATGACGTATTCCTTGCCTTTCAATCTTTTATGGAGAAGTTCTCCCATACTAGTAAAGCTGTTTATCCATTTGCCATTTTCTATTGTACTAATTTTAGAGGTGTTTTTAGCTAGATGGTCATTATGAGCCCACAATATTACTTTTTTTCCTGGATACATAACTTTCATTAGCCATTCTACATTGTCAGCCATGATTTTGTCTCTGAACTCATAGAACTCCTTTGTATTATACAGGCCCATTTCCATAAATTTGATTCGATCACTGAGCGATTTTACAGCAATATCAACTATGTGGGGATTATTAGGATGTGCAGCTGCAAGTTGTGTCCTGTTATCTTTAATAAATTGGATTAGATTCTTGTATTGCGGTTCATATTTGTCTATGACTTTCTTAATCTCCGCCTTATATTGAGGAGACTTGTTGCTAAATGTGCCATACTTGTTCAGGACTGCATATAGCTCGGTTATCCCTTGCATTTCAAAGTCGAGGTACTGTTTGCTATACTCCTTATCCAACTTGGAAATCCAAGCTGCGATAAACTGCGTTAAATAACCGGATGTAAACTGCATATCATATCCNGGATGTAAACATCATATCCTGCCAGGTACAAGGGCTTGTTCGTTTTACTCTGTTGTTTGATATAATCAAATAACTTAAGTGTTTCTTTGGAATGCCATACTGGTAAAATGGAACCCCCCATCATCTGTTTGGCAGTGAGGGAGTCGGCGTTTTCATAGATGGCGGCAGAATCACCGAGCCCTGATTCAAAGGCAATTACATCAAAACCAAGCTCTTCATGCAAATATTTGATAAGCCTTGTTTTAACACTGCTGTACTCTGCTACTATATGAAAATTTTCACCGAGACTAACCACTGTTTTATCCTTCAGAAGAGGCTTTAAAAAGGCTAAGTCGCTATAATCTTCTGATGTAAGGGATTTGATTTCTTTGGCGTTTTGTTTCAACCATGTGCTCTGTGTTGTGGCCGCTGATATATTTGTTGAAGCAAATAATAGTGAAGTCCCTAGCCCTACGGCTATAATTCTTGTCAATAGCTTNCTCTTGTCAATAGCTTGGTTATCTTCATTTATGTTTCCTCCTTATCGATCATTTGACATCCATTGTCGCTTTGGATGATCAAACCTTGGTCTTTAGCTCCTTTTGGAAAGCGTGTACTACTCACTTAATTAACAGCGAAAAGAAGCTCGTTTGTACGGCAAAACGAGAAAATTTGTAGCCAACAATTTCTTTATCGAAAGCATCCATTATTCAATATCTTCAAAGGACTTTTGAGTCAACCGAGACCTTTTCTTAGACCATCATTTTTCTAATCCGGTGCAAGTAACGCCAGCGGACGAGAAAGAAATAGACGGTTTGCGCGAACAGGAATGCTGCGAAAGCAATCAATGCGGGCTTATATACCGTAAAAATAAACATCGTCTCAAGGATAGGCCGGATGACAACCAGTGTTTGTATGAAAGACACTAGGATAGGAACAAAGAATAATAAGGCGATTTGCAGGGTGGACGAAGTTCTCATTTCTGATGTGCTAAGCCCAACTTTGGATAGCCCCTGATACATTTTGCTTTCCGAGGCAAGCTCGGTGTACAGCTTGAAATACAAAAAACTAGCGGACGAAACGGAGAAGATGAAAGCGACGAACAGACCGATAAAAGCAAATAGGGAATAGACTTGTTTACCGCCTAAATAACTTTGGATTCGGGTAGAAAGATAGTTTGCGCTGTGGCTCTTTTCTTTAAACCACTTCTCCAGCTTGCTGCCGAATTCCGCCTCCAGGCCTTCCGCGCGGGGAGGCTGGCCATTCCATTCCGGCACATGATACACAATCATTATTTCCGCCTCGCTCGTTCCCTTAATATCATGGAATTTCTCGTCGCTTACTACGAGCATGTTCGCCGTAAAACCGAAGGACGAGATGGATCTGCTTTCAACTTTTTCTGCGACGGATAAGACTTGACCGGATTCTAGTGTTACCTTGTCTAGTCTGGATATATTTGTAGATTTAGGTTTTTTTGCATTGTCTATCCATATGGCCTCCTCACCGCCAACAGCTGTATTTACAGACAGATTCAAAGGGGCCGTCAGTTCATTGAAAATGCTTGCGGATATAACCTGTACGTTAACGGCATGATCGGTACGCTTATAGACGGTTTCCAGTTTAATTTTCCGATAATGTACACCTATCTTGTTCAATTGTTTGTCAATTTCGTTCAGATCACCGTCCGTGTATGAATCGTTCAGGCTGAAATATTTAAGGACGAAAGGATTGTCCACATAATCTTCCTGATTCGTCTGAATCATCCCAATCACACCGCTTCCGCTCATGCAGGCGATGGAAGTCACGACTGTAACGAGAAACAAAATCCTGGCGTTGTCTTTGATCTTGTACGCCATTTCAGATACCCAAACTAGGTTCGTTCCCCGCCATGTAAACTTGCGGCTTCGTTTTAACAGGCGAACGACAAAGACTGACAATTGGGAGTAGAAGAAGTAAGTACCGGCAATTCCCGTTACCGCCGCCATGATAATACGGTTTGGCGACAGCTGCCCTACATAGAGCGACATCCATCCGACCGCAAGCAGCACAAGCCCGATCAGCGACCATAGGATGGAAGCCCTCGGCTCCTTCTTCGGCCGTTGGTTCCCCTGCAGTAGTTCAAGCACCTTGGATTTGCGAATGAAGAGCAGCGTAAACCACGAGACGCACACGAACAGGATAATAAAAGTAACGATCGTAAGTAGTATAGCCGACTTCGGCCAATAAAAAGGGAGCTCACGCATGTCCATCATTTTAGCCCCGAGCAGCATGAACAGCTTGAACAACAGAAGCCCGCCCGCAACCCCCGTTACGATGGAGCCAGCGCCGATGATTAAATTTTCCAGAAAAGTGAGTCGGTTGATCTGACTCGGCTGCGCACCGAGAATAAGTAAAATTCCAAACTCCCGATTGCGGGATTTCAGAAACATGCTGATCGAATACAACACAAAAAAAACGGCAAACAAAAAAATAACATATTGTGCAACCATCATGAACGCACTAGTCAACTTCCCCATCGGGATTTGTTTGATCTCGGGGTGATAGGCGAATGCCGCAAAAGAGAAAAAGATCAGGACCATAAAGGCGCTGCTTAGAAAATAAGCGAAGTAGGCCCGTGCGTTTCGTCTGACATTATTAAACGCGAATTGAGGAAAGCTCATTCGTTTTCCCTCCCCAGAAAGACAGTGTGTCGATAATTTTCTGGAAAAACGCCTGGCGGTTTTCGCCGCGATGAATTTCCGCTGCCAGCCGCCCGTCCTTGATGAATATGATTCGGTTGCAATAGCTGGCGGCAATCGGATCGTGCGTAACCAGCATAATGGTGGTGCCTTCTTGCTGATTGATCTTTTCCAACGATTCCAATACGACGCGGGAGGCATGGGAGTCAAGCGCGCCTGTCGGCTCGTCAGCGAGCAGGAGCACCGGAGACGTTATGATGGCTCTGGCAATAGCAGCTCGCTGGCGTTGGCCACCCGAGATTTCATAGGTGCGCTTGCTAAGAATTTCGCTAATTCCTAGCTTGGCAGCCACATGCTTCAGTTTCTCTTCCATGTCGCTGAGCCGCTTTTTGTCGAGCGTCAGAGGCAATACGATATTTTCCGCGATGGTCAACGTTTCAAGTAGATTAAAATCTTGAAAGATGAAGCCGAGCTGCCGCCGCCGGAAGATCGCCAAGTCATTTTTCTTCATTTGGTAAGGATTACGGCCATTGATCATGACTGTGCCCGAACTTGGCGTATCAATGGTGGAAACCATATTGAGCAGCGTTGTCTTGCCGCTGCCGGAGGGGCCCATAACCCCGACAAACTCCCCCTTTTCAATTGTCAGGTGAATATCGGTAAGCGCGTGTGTGGCAATCTTGCCCGTATATACTTTGTGTAGTCCGCTTACTTGCAGAATGTCCATTCTAAATCACTCCATTCCTGTTATGCTCTTCCTAAATGTACCGGATTGACCTCGTGGTTGCTATGGATTTACCTTAACCTTCTCTTACCTGGCATTTAAGGTTATGTTCGTCTCCACGGCAAAGAAGCAACTCGCCGACAAGTGCGAATTGCTTCTTTGAAAGCGGATGGTTCCACCGTTATGAACGAAGCGGACCATCCTTGCCAAATATGAGCCGTACAACCGTGCCGACCCCAGGCTCCGAATCCAGCTCCACCTTATGCCCGAGCCGATCGCAGACCTCCCGGACAAGATACAATCCCATTCCTGTAGATTCGTGGTACTGGCGGCCCCGTTCCCCCGTAAAATACGGGTTGAAGACCCGCTTCAAATCTTCTTTGACAATGCCGATGCCTTGGTCGCGAATCTCTAGCACCGTGCTCGCCTCCTGTTCGTAGGCACGAATAAATACGTTTTTCCCGGTGTCAGCCGTATAGTTAGCAGCGTTGATCAGGATTTGGTTGATCATGAACTGAAGCCATTTGGGATCGGTGCTTACCTTCCAATCCCCTTCAAGTTGAATCTTCGGAGTGATGCCTTTACGTATAAACAACTGGCGGTTTTCCGCCAACGTCTGGTTTACAACCAACTGCAGCGCAGTTGGCTTTATCATGAAATCTTGCTCAAACCGCTCCAGCCTGGATGTGTAGATGACCATTTCCAAGCCTTTTCTCAGCCGCTCCAGCTCTTCCCTAACACTGTCCGCCGCTGTATCTTCAAGCTCCTGCACCATAAGTTGAATGACGGAAAGAGGTGTTTTCATCTGATGTACCCAGCGATTGATGAAGACAATATGCTGGTCCATCCGGCTGCGTTCGCGGTGTCCTTCCTCCTGATAATGCCGGTCATAATGGCCGAACAGCTTGTAAACAGCTTCTGCAAGAGGTGTTTCTCCCATCGGTTGAAGGGCTTCGCCCTCAAGCGCAGGCGGACTGTTGAGCTGCTTGTATAAAGTTCGCTGACTTAAGTAACGATAGCCCAAATATACGGCTAAAATCGAGGTGCTGAGAAGTATTCCGTAAAAGACGATCGCAAAAGGGCGGCCTTCTCCTGTAAGCCAATATAGTAGCGGAACGAGCGCCATCTGAAGAATGTAAAACAGCAGCAAAGGAATATGTTCTTTCCAAAACAGCTTCATATTGAATCTCCGGCTTCAGAGCTCAGACGGTATCCTGCGCCGCGTATTGTCTCTACTGCCATCTGGGTACCTAGTTCCTTTAACTTTTTGCGAACACGGGAAACATACACGTTCAACGTATTATCATCGATAAAGTGATGGTCCGCCCACATCAGGTCGAGCAGTTGGTTCCTGCTAACAACACGCCCTTCTTTGGCCATCAGCGCCTCCAGCAAAATCGCCTCTTTTTGGGTCAGCTCCGCTCCGGTCTTCCCATATGTGACAAGCAATCGTTCCGGATATAACACAAGCGTTCCGGCTTCAGTCTTTTTCTCTTCATGACCTAAAGAATATTCACCGTACACCCTTCTTAAGTGACTGCGAATTTTCGCCATCACCACTTCATAGTGAAAAGGCTTCGTTATATAGTCGTCAGCCCCGTTCTCAAGCGCCATAACCTGATCCATCTGATGTTCGCGCGCGGAAATGAACAGGATAGGACAAAGTGAATACGTCCGGATTTGCCGGCACCAATAAAATCCGTCATATTTAGGGAGATTGACATCCAACAACACCAGGTGAGGCTTTGTTTTCTTAAAGCTTTCCATCACATCGTCGAAACTCTCGACTTCTTTGGCGTCAAAGCCATACTTCCTGATGTAAGAGTGAAGTAAGCCAGACAACTTGGTGTCGTCTTCGACAATAAGGATCGTATACATGTTCATCGGCCTGACTCCTCTTTTTCGAATAATAGACAGAATATAGACGAAAATGAAGGAAGAAAGTCGCATTCTCTGTTTATGGTTGGTCTTCCTTTTGTAAGCTATTGAACGAAAAGCTCACTTGCTATTACCAGTTCGATCCACCAGAGGAGTTACTTCCACCCCAGCTAGAGCCTCTGGACGAGTTGCTGTTACTCCGCTGTTGTTCCTGACGCTGCCTTTCCTCTCGACGACGTCGTTCTTCTTCACGGCGGATTATCGGGGTCTTTTTGCAAATGATATAACGTATCTGGGTACACCAAAAACATTCGTTGAGCATCCACTTTTGATATTTCTTCCGGCTCCATCCTATCAGCTATCTCATGAGCTACATCTGGGACCGATTTACCTTCCGCCCGATAAATCATTGTTTTTAAGGAACCATAATGTAAATCTTCTACCCATGAATAATCCTCTACAAGATTAACGGGTGAGCAGCCATTAAGCATACCTAGTAGGATAAACAGACTAAATAAGGAGGAAAGAAAACGCCTCATTCGTATCTCCTCCTACATCCCTCATATAACTTGAATGTCAGCAGGTAATATACTTTTATATTTATATACCCAAAACGATGTAATACGTGAACAACGTTTATTATCTGACTGAAGACGTCTCTGTATGTTTTGAGAACGTCCAACGAGTAATCTGACGATATACAACAGGACCTATTCACTTAACCACCACACCTTTTGAGCTAAAACTATAGACATATTTTATATCAAAACCTAGAATTGGTATAGATCTCCATTCGCAAAAGGCGTAGCAACATTCTAACAATAGTATGTAAGAGGACGATTAATCTCCGTCCTCTTACACCACCATATGTACTACTCGCTATATCACCACTTCTGCTTCGGATAAATCCATGCGGATGGTCTGTTTTCATTTTGGCAGTTTGGACTTTATTTTGTTAGGCAGACTCGTCTAATGAACGCTGACCATATATAAAATTTATGTTCTCTAGGCCGGAGGTTTGCCGCCAACTTCTTTCAGATTCGACTTCACGGTTGACACCCTTGTATAAGCTACTAACTACAACTATCTTCGCCATTCAGAACCTAAACCCCAGAGATGATAATCATACTGAAAGCACAGAAAAAAGCGAATTATCCATTTGGATAAACTCGCTGATTTAAATAAAAAAGACGACTTATTATAAAAGGAAGCTCATCCTGTTTCTAATATTAAAAAATCCTTATACAAAGATACATCTAAACATGCTGTAAAAAGAAAGGGGGACAGCATATTTAAGACCAGCTGACTCTTCTTTACTACACAGCAAAAGTGCAGTTATTTTACTCTTGAAATTTGCTTCTTCTTGTTTAAAAAAAGATGCTGACAGCCACTTCCGAGTATAGCTAATAACGGTAAAAAGAAATACGTATATACGTTAAAATACCAATTATTCGTAAACGGACCAAGTAAGGTTAAAGTTTTTCTATGGTTTTTTACAAATTCCGGATTATTTAATTCTACTAATTTTGCCTGAACATAATAATATTCACCGATAATTAAACTAATAAGCAAAAGTAAAGAAAGTGAAGTGTAAATAGCTACTCTACTTTTATTACTGCTAGTGAAAAAAGAAAAGAAAATGTTATATAGAAGGACAGACATATAAATATACAGAGGAATAGTGGGTACCATAAACAACAATCCAGGATTTCCGTTTCCTCCAGTCATATATGGTTTTGACGTGGTGATATTAATGATATAAAACAATCCACCGCTTAATAGTGCTACAACTCCAAGGATAAATATACGTTTCCTCTCCATAAATAAACAACGCCTCCCTGGCTCTAAAAATTTAACTGCACCTAGTGTTGATAGACTGAATTCTGGACACGCAGAACCGAGAGTGTGACAATAAAAGCATTCTAAATCGAGGTGTCTACGATGACAAAACTGTTGCGATTCTTCCTTCTGCTCAATGCCCAACCGTAGCAGAGAAATGAACCGATTGCAACACGTTACCAAGCTGTTTCCATTTGACGATTATGATCGCCATTTCGGCACGGGTTGCTTTCGCATCAGGGCGAAACAGCCCATTTTTGTCCCATCTGCTTAAACGTTTTATTCTATGCTTTTTAATGATTCAATCATATTTATTTTGGTAACTTTTCTCCTAAGTAGTAAGTTAGATAGAATGGTAAGTAAGAACGCAAGAATAATAGAAACCAACATGATAAAAATGTTTAATTTATCTGGGATTTGTTGATGGGTACTAGATAGTGCCTTTACAATAATTGTATAAACATAGCCACTTATCGGTAAAGCTACAATTACCGCAAATGTGGTTAGTATAATGTTTTCAAAAAATATAAGTCTGTTTATTTTATTTTTTTGATAGCCTAATACCTTAAGTGTTGCAAGCTCACGACTCCTTTCATAAATGTTTATGGAAGATATCGTATATATGGCGCCAAAGGAGAGTATGACAGCACAAGTGATAAACATGATAAATACAAAACTGTTTTGTTTCAAAATATATTGAGCTGATTTCTTTAGATCATTCTTATCTGCAATTGTATCTACATGATGATCTTGTTCAAAGAAGTTACGAACGCTTATAAGATCTGTAGAGCTATTTGCTTCAACTAAAAGCGAGGTTGGACTGTAGTCTATGTCAAAGCTCTTTAAATAGGCTGGGGTGCTATAAAAGGACGGATTCGAATACTGTGTAGATATATTTAAAACCTTCATATCTACAGATTTATTTTTAAGCTCTGGTGCTGTGAACTTTATTTTGATTATATCCCCTTCTGAAATATGATATTTGTCAGCGTAAGACTTGGGTACCAGCAAACCATTATTTTCCAAAGATATCCTATTGTCATT
Protein-coding sequences here:
- a CDS encoding response regulator transcription factor → MYTILIVEDDTKLSGLLHSYIRKYGFDAKEVESFDDVMESFKKTKPHLVLLDVNLPKYDGFYWCRQIRTYSLCPILFISAREHQMDQVMALENGADDYITKPFHYEVVMAKIRSHLRRVYGEYSLGHEEKKTEAGTLVLYPERLLVTYGKTGAELTQKEAILLEALMAKEGRVVSRNQLLDLMWADHHFIDDNTLNVYVSRVRKKLKELGTQMAVETIRGAGYRLSSEAGDSI
- a CDS encoding ABC transporter ATP-binding protein encodes the protein MDILQVSGLHKVYTGKIATHALTDIHLTIEKGEFVGVMGPSGSGKTTLLNMVSTIDTPSSGTVMINGRNPYQMKKNDLAIFRRRQLGFIFQDFNLLETLTIAENIVLPLTLDKKRLSDMEEKLKHVAAKLGISEILSKRTYEISGGQRQRAAIARAIITSPVLLLADEPTGALDSHASRVVLESLEKINQQEGTTIMLVTHDPIAASYCNRIIFIKDGRLAAEIHRGENRQAFFQKIIDTLSFWGGKTNELSSIRV
- a CDS encoding FtsX-like permease family protein, producing the protein MSFPQFAFNNVRRNARAYFAYFLSSAFMVLIFFSFAAFAYHPEIKQIPMGKLTSAFMMVAQYVIFLFAVFFVLYSISMFLKSRNREFGILLILGAQPSQINRLTFLENLIIGAGSIVTGVAGGLLLFKLFMLLGAKMMDMRELPFYWPKSAILLTIVTFIILFVCVSWFTLLFIRKSKVLELLQGNQRPKKEPRASILWSLIGLVLLAVGWMSLYVGQLSPNRIIMAAVTGIAGTYFFYSQLSVFVVRLLKRSRKFTWRGTNLVWVSEMAYKIKDNARILFLVTVVTSIACMSGSGVIGMIQTNQEDYVDNPFVLKYFSLNDSYTDGDLNEIDKQLNKIGVHYRKIKLETVYKRTDHAVNVQVISASIFNELTAPLNLSVNTAVGGEEAIWIDNAKKPKSTNISRLDKVTLESGQVLSVAEKVESRSISSFGFTANMLVVSDEKFHDIKGTSEAEIMIVYHVPEWNGQPPRAEGLEAEFGSKLEKWFKEKSHSANYLSTRIQSYLGGKQVYSLFAFIGLFVAFIFSVSSASFLYFKLYTELASESKMYQGLSKVGLSTSEMRTSSTLQIALLFFVPILVSFIQTLVVIRPILETMFIFTVYKPALIAFAAFLFAQTVYFFLVRWRYLHRIRKMMV
- a CDS encoding erythromycin esterase family protein encodes the protein GYDMQFTSGYLTQFIAAWISKLDKEYSKQYLDFEMQGITELYAVLNKYGTFSNKSPQYKAEIKKVIDKYEPQYKNLIQFIKDNRTQLAAAHPNNPHIVDIAVKSLSDRIKFMEMGLYNTKEFYEFRDKIMADNVEWLMKVMYPGKKVILWAHNDHLAKNTSKISTIENGKWINSFTSMGELLHKRLKGKEYVIGLYMNKGKTITIATQKPFNINPMPKGSLENLMMQSGYKNVFIDLSKHSTPNRNNAWMFKPIYAAEDGMTAEIIRPMSMKFVPNEQYDGIIVIDKVKAPTPIQ
- a CDS encoding sensor histidine kinase encodes the protein MKLFWKEHIPLLLFYILQMALVPLLYWLTGEGRPFAIVFYGILLSTSILAVYLGYRYLSQRTLYKQLNSPPALEGEALQPMGETPLAEAVYKLFGHYDRHYQEEGHRERSRMDQHIVFINRWVHQMKTPLSVIQLMVQELEDTAADSVREELERLRKGLEMVIYTSRLERFEQDFMIKPTALQLVVNQTLAENRQLFIRKGITPKIQLEGDWKVSTDPKWLQFMINQILINAANYTADTGKNVFIRAYEQEASTVLEIRDQGIGIVKEDLKRVFNPYFTGERGRQYHESTGMGLYLVREVCDRLGHKVELDSEPGVGTVVRLIFGKDGPLRS
- a CDS encoding ABC transporter ATP-binding protein, which produces MIRIENLSKSFGKTRVLQQLSLNVNEGVFGILGNNGAGKTTLLKILATVLSFEQGTVTVFGIDVKKEAHEIRKRLGYLPQDFNFFPNMSLDFAMHYFADLKGMPKGKQRQSEIDDWLDQVNLLPHRKKLIKQLSGGMKQRLGIAQALLGNPKLLIVDEPTVGLDPDERIRFRHLLGKFSQGRIILLSTHIVSDIASTCHNIAIIRAGRTFFQGPVDELLKLADGKVWEIELPLDQIERLSEQVKIVTIIRRIGSVHARFLSNEPVVGFEAARLCAPTLEDAYLYVNGQGEIK
- a CDS encoding DUF4247 domain-containing protein — protein: MRRFLSSLFSLFILLGMLNGCSPVNLVEDYSWVEDLHYGSLKTMIYRAEGKSVPDVAHEIADRMEPEEISKVDAQRMFLVYPDTLYHLQKDPDNPP